In Bacillota bacterium, the genomic window AAGGCCCCCAGAGGCCGACGAGCTCTGGCGGGCACGCTCCCGGCTCCAACAGCCGAGTTAGCCCTGCTCGATTTTCCTGTGTCAAGGGACTGTGAAAATGTCACCCCAATTCACGTTGAACCGGACTGAGAAAATGTCCCCTTGTTGGCGATGCACTCTGGATCATCATGTCTCAGCATACACCTTCTCCCAGTAGGGATCTTTTCCGTCGAAGTAGGCCTGGACCGGGTCGCGTCGCCTACGTGGGCGACTGAGGGGTTGTTTCCTCCAGGGGTGGTCGGGAGCTGGGTGGTAGGGTTCCGCGGGCGGCTTGGGGGCCTCTTCGGTGTTTCTTATGGCTGTGGCCTTCTTGCCCGTGAATAGCTGGAGTCCGTAGTGCTTGCCGTTGTAGAGGGCACTCAGGGAGCCGTCGAGGTGAGTGAGAACGGTGACGTCACTCTTGGGCCGCAGGGGGACGACCGTGCCGCGCTTGTCGGTGAGCTGGTAGGAGTGGTTGGAGAACGATATGACCGAGCCGTTGGAGGCCTTGCGTTCGTCCTTGAGGCAGATGGTGCGCTCGAGCTGCTCGAGGGGTGGTGTGGGAGAGTATGCGGGGTATGAATCCGCGGGCTCCACTGCGAAGCGCTGGTTGAAGCGGCATATGAAGCTTGGGAGGAAGGCGTTTGCGTCTTCGAGGGTAGAGATACCTGCGAGGCGCATTTCGATGACAAGGCGGCCTTGCAGCGTCCCCCAGAGGCGTTCTACGCGGCCCCTGGCCTGGGGGGAGCGGGCCTCGATGTGGTTGACCCCCAGTTCCTGGAGGACCTCTCCGAAGCGGGTAAGGGCGACTTCTTGACCTGCGAGTTCTTCTTCGATGGTGAGCTTGTCTTTCTTGGGGGAGAAGAATATGGTGTGGCCGTCGCAGTACAGGCTCACTGGGATGCCGTGGTTCTGGACGATCTGCCAGGTGACGTGGAGGTAGCCAACGAGGTCCTCTTGGGGGCGGAACCAGAGTCCCAGGATCTTGCTTGTGGCGTCGTCGATGGCACCGTGGAGGCTGAGCCTAGGTCCGCGCTCTTCGAGCCAGGCGTAGGGGCTGGCGTCCATCTGCACGAGGAGGCCTTCCTGGGGCATGCGGGTGCGGGAGCGGCGCCTGCGGGCGGGTCTTTTGTGGGCGTGGGGGTTATGTATCCCTGCCGAGCCGATGATGCGGCGGATAGTGCGGGGGGAGAGCGAGATGGCATGATGCTGGGCCAAGAGTTCGGCCATGTGCTCGCAACTGGCTCCGGCCAGGTCAGTCATGGCCAAGTGTATCACCAGGTCGCGAACTTGTCCGGACACGGCGTGCTTGGGCTTACGCCCCCTGTTCTTGTGGGCCAGGGCCGCG contains:
- a CDS encoding ISNCY family transposase, encoding MNRKESRRLYVMEQVLQGKLTIAQAAQLLDLSERQVKRLKGGMKVDGAAALAHKNRGRKPKHAVSGQVRDLVIHLAMTDLAGASCEHMAELLAQHHAISLSPRTIRRIIGSAGIHNPHAHKRPARRRRSRTRMPQEGLLVQMDASPYAWLEERGPRLSLHGAIDDATSKILGLWFRPQEDLVGYLHVTWQIVQNHGIPVSLYCDGHTIFFSPKKDKLTIEEELAGQEVALTRFGEVLQELGVNHIEARSPQARGRVERLWGTLQGRLVIEMRLAGISTLEDANAFLPSFICRFNQRFAVEPADSYPAYSPTPPLEQLERTICLKDERKASNGSVISFSNHSYQLTDKRGTVVPLRPKSDVTVLTHLDGSLSALYNGKHYGLQLFTGKKATAIRNTEEAPKPPAEPYHPAPDHPWRKQPLSRPRRRRDPVQAYFDGKDPYWEKVYAET